Proteins from one Staphylococcus sp. IVB6214 genomic window:
- a CDS encoding RidA family protein, translating into MKLINTQKAPAAVGPYSHAAIVNGMVFTSGQIPLNQEGEIVSDCIQEQTKQVIENLKVVLEEAGSDLDHVVKALIFLSDMENFQKVNEVYGSYFDAHKPARSAVEVARLPKDVKIEIEVIAEIKE; encoded by the coding sequence ATGAAATTAATTAACACACAAAAAGCACCAGCAGCAGTTGGTCCTTATTCACATGCAGCAATCGTAAACGGTATGGTGTTTACGTCAGGTCAAATCCCACTCAATCAAGAGGGTGAAATTGTCAGTGACTGTATTCAAGAGCAAACGAAACAAGTGATTGAAAACTTGAAGGTTGTACTTGAAGAAGCTGGATCTGACTTAGATCACGTTGTCAAAGCTTTAATCTTTTTATCTGATATGGAAAATTTCCAAAAGGTAAATGAAGTATATGGTTCGTACTTCGATGCGCATAAACCTGCGAGAAGTGCGGTAGAAGTTGCACGTTTACCGAAAGATGTAAAGATTGAAATTGAAGTGATTGCTGAGATTAAAGAATAA
- the purR gene encoding pur operon repressor produces the protein MRYKRSERIVYMTQYLISNPNKLVPLTYFVEKFKQAKSSISEDVQIIKDTVVKEGLGSIETVAGASGGVRYRPQMQREEAEAVVQEVTMLLQEKDRLLPGGYLFLSDLMGNPTLLKKVGKLIATIYMDEELDAIVTIATKGISLANAVASVLNLPVVVIRKDNKVTEGSTVSINYVSGSSRKIETMVLSKRTLKEHSNVLVVDDFMRAGGSINGVMNLMAEFKAQVKGVSVLVESKEVKQRLIEDYTSLVRLSDVDEYNQDFKVEPGNSLSKF, from the coding sequence GTGCGATATAAAAGAAGTGAACGAATTGTTTACATGACTCAATATTTAATCAGCAATCCAAATAAACTCGTACCGCTGACATACTTTGTAGAGAAGTTCAAACAAGCAAAGTCATCGATTAGCGAAGATGTCCAAATTATTAAAGACACGGTTGTTAAAGAAGGGCTCGGCTCGATTGAAACGGTTGCGGGCGCGAGTGGTGGCGTTAGGTATCGACCGCAAATGCAGCGCGAAGAAGCTGAGGCGGTTGTACAAGAAGTCACGATGCTATTGCAAGAGAAGGATAGACTGCTACCTGGTGGATATCTCTTTCTGTCTGATTTGATGGGGAATCCTACACTGTTGAAGAAGGTAGGAAAGCTCATTGCAACCATCTATATGGATGAAGAACTTGACGCAATTGTGACGATTGCAACGAAAGGTATTTCCCTTGCGAATGCCGTTGCAAGTGTACTCAATCTGCCAGTAGTTGTGATACGAAAAGACAACAAGGTGACTGAAGGGTCTACCGTGTCGATTAACTATGTATCAGGTTCTTCTAGAAAGATAGAGACGATGGTATTATCGAAACGAACGTTGAAAGAACACTCAAATGTACTTGTTGTAGATGATTTTATGCGCGCGGGTGGTTCAATCAACGGCGTGATGAATTTGATGGCAGAGTTTAAAGCACAAGTAAAAGGGGTATCTGTACTTGTGGAGTCTAAAGAAGTTAAGCAGCGATTGATTGAAGATTATACTTCTCTTGTCCGCCTATCTGATGTCGATGAATACAATCAAGATTTCAAGGTAGAGCCAGGCAATAGCTTATCTAAATTTTAA
- the ispE gene encoding 4-(cytidine 5'-diphospho)-2-C-methyl-D-erythritol kinase, giving the protein MIYETAPAKINLTLDTLFKRDDGYHEVEMIMTTIDLNDRLSFQKRRDNKIVLKVDESFIPSDERNLAYRAAQLMKETYHIQQGVTITLDKNIPVAAGLAGGSSDAAATMRGLNRLFELGLSLEELSTLSAEIGSDIPFCVYGTTALCKGRGEQIELLKRPPSAWVVIAKPQAGLSTPDIYGGLDLTQPFEVHTQACLMAIENEDYAQMCKSLSNRLEPVSMRLQPEIEKIKRTMLNSGADGALMSGSGPTVYGFAQRERQARHIYNAVSGCCNDVYLVRTLG; this is encoded by the coding sequence ATGATTTATGAAACAGCGCCAGCTAAGATTAACTTGACATTAGACACATTGTTCAAGAGAGATGATGGTTATCATGAAGTTGAGATGATTATGACAACGATTGATTTGAATGATCGATTGTCGTTTCAGAAGCGTCGTGATAATAAGATTGTTTTGAAGGTGGATGAGAGTTTCATCCCGTCAGATGAACGTAATTTGGCTTATCGTGCAGCACAGTTGATGAAAGAGACATATCATATTCAACAAGGTGTGACGATTACTTTAGATAAAAATATTCCTGTGGCGGCTGGTTTAGCAGGTGGCTCTAGTGATGCCGCTGCAACCATGCGTGGACTGAATCGTTTATTTGAGTTAGGTTTATCGTTGGAAGAACTCAGCACGCTGTCTGCAGAGATCGGTTCAGATATTCCATTCTGTGTATACGGTACGACAGCTTTGTGTAAGGGGCGCGGAGAACAGATTGAGCTTTTGAAGCGACCACCATCTGCTTGGGTGGTTATTGCGAAACCACAAGCGGGATTATCTACACCAGATATTTATGGTGGGCTTGATTTGACACAGCCGTTTGAAGTTCATACACAAGCATGTTTGATGGCGATTGAGAATGAGGATTATGCACAGATGTGCAAAAGTCTCTCCAACCGACTTGAACCAGTCTCGATGCGTTTACAACCAGAAATTGAGAAGATCAAAAGAACGATGTTGAACAGTGGTGCGGATGGTGCATTGATGAGCGGTAGTGGGCCGACTGTTTACGGATTCGCACAACGAGAGCGTCAAGCACGTCATATTTACAATGCTGTAAGTGGTTGTTGCAATGATGTTTACCTTGTGAGAACACTTGGTTGA
- the pth gene encoding aminoacyl-tRNA hydrolase encodes MKCIVGLGNIGKRYERTRHNIGFEVIDYLLDQHQITLDKQKFRGAYTVARINGEKVMLIEPLTLMNLSGEAVGSLMDYYNVEIEDLLVLYDDLDLAQGQVRLRQKGSAGGHNGMKSIIAHIGTSDFKRIRIGIDRPTNGMSVPDYVLQKFSDAEMKTMQPVIEHVAKAVEAFIDGETFENVMTQYNGEIH; translated from the coding sequence ATGAAATGTATTGTGGGTTTAGGAAATATTGGCAAACGCTATGAGCGCACAAGACACAATATTGGTTTTGAAGTCATTGACTATTTGTTGGATCAACATCAAATAACATTGGATAAACAAAAGTTTCGAGGTGCATATACAGTCGCCCGTATAAATGGGGAGAAGGTAATGCTAATCGAGCCCCTAACTTTAATGAATCTGTCCGGTGAAGCGGTCGGCTCATTAATGGATTATTACAATGTTGAAATTGAAGATTTGTTGGTACTGTATGATGATCTTGATTTGGCACAAGGTCAAGTACGTTTGAGACAAAAAGGGAGTGCAGGTGGACACAATGGGATGAAGTCGATTATTGCACATATAGGAACGAGTGATTTTAAACGCATTCGCATCGGTATTGACCGCCCGACTAATGGCATGTCTGTTCCGGATTATGTCTTGCAAAAGTTTTCGGATGCGGAAATGAAAACGATGCAACCTGTCATTGAACATGTTGCGAAAGCAGTTGAAGCATTTATTGATGGTGAAACGTTTGAGAACGTCATGACACAATATAACGGTGAAATTCATTGA
- the spoVG gene encoding septation regulator SpoVG, translating to MKVTDVRLRKIQTEGRMKALVSITLEDAFVIHDLRVIEGNSGLFVAMPSKRTADGEFRDIAHPINSDMRQEIQDAVMKVYEETDEVLPVQQEETEE from the coding sequence ATGAAAGTGACAGATGTTAGACTTAGAAAAATACAAACGGAAGGGAGAATGAAAGCGTTAGTATCTATCACACTTGAAGATGCTTTCGTTATTCATGATCTACGCGTCATTGAAGGGAATTCAGGCCTTTTTGTCGCGATGCCAAGTAAGCGTACAGCAGATGGTGAATTCCGTGACATTGCACATCCAATCAACTCAGACATGAGACAAGAGATTCAAGATGCGGTAATGAAGGTATATGAAGAGACAGACGAAGTACTTCCAGTGCAGCAAGAAGAAACAGAAGAATAA
- the rsmA gene encoding 16S rRNA (adenine(1518)-N(6)/adenine(1519)-N(6))-dimethyltransferase RsmA has translation MFEKDIATPSRTKALLNQYGFSFKKSLGQNFLIDVNIIHKIIDASGIDEHTGVIEVGPGMGSLTQQLAKHAKRVLAFEIDQRLIPVLGETLSPYDNVTVINQDILKADVASEIAAHLQDCDKIMVVANLPYYITTPILLTLLEQNLPIDGYVVMMQKEVGERLNAQVGTKAYGSLSIVTQYYTETSTVMTVPKTVFMPPPNVGSIVVKLMKRPQPLVEVDDSASFFKMTKGAFAQRRKTILNNYQNLFVDGKAHKQEIHVWLEQAGIDPKRRGEALSIQEYARLYDELKNFPDLTF, from the coding sequence ATGTTCGAAAAAGATATTGCGACGCCATCGAGAACGAAAGCGTTGTTGAATCAGTATGGATTTAGTTTTAAGAAAAGTTTAGGACAAAACTTTCTGATCGATGTTAATATTATACACAAAATTATTGATGCATCAGGTATTGATGAGCATACAGGTGTCATCGAAGTTGGTCCGGGCATGGGGTCTTTAACACAACAATTAGCAAAGCATGCCAAGCGTGTGCTTGCGTTTGAAATTGATCAACGCTTGATTCCAGTACTTGGTGAGACACTCTCACCTTATGACAATGTCACAGTGATAAATCAAGATATTTTAAAAGCAGATGTTGCCAGTGAGATTGCAGCGCATCTACAAGACTGCGACAAAATTATGGTAGTTGCCAACCTACCGTATTACATTACAACACCTATTTTATTAACACTCTTAGAACAAAACTTACCAATTGATGGCTATGTTGTGATGATGCAAAAAGAAGTAGGAGAACGGTTGAATGCACAAGTTGGGACAAAAGCGTATGGCTCCCTGTCTATTGTGACACAGTATTATACAGAAACATCAACAGTGATGACGGTGCCGAAGACAGTCTTTATGCCACCGCCTAATGTAGGCTCTATTGTCGTTAAATTGATGAAACGACCTCAGCCACTCGTTGAAGTTGATGATTCGGCTAGCTTCTTCAAAATGACGAAAGGTGCATTTGCACAAAGACGTAAAACCATTTTAAATAATTATCAAAATTTATTTGTAGATGGCAAAGCACACAAACAAGAAATTCACGTCTGGCTGGAACAAGCAGGAATTGACCCTAAAAGGCGTGGGGAAGCGCTGTCAATACAAGAATATGCACGATTGTATGACGAGTTGAAAAATTTCCCGGATTTAACGTTTTAA
- the glmU gene encoding bifunctional UDP-N-acetylglucosamine diphosphorylase/glucosamine-1-phosphate N-acetyltransferase GlmU, translating to MQRHAIVLAAGKGTRMKSKQYKVLHEVAGKPMIVHVIDQVQQSGIADIVTIVGYGAEQVKATLGTASQYSFQEAQLGTAHAVKQAAEHLAAQQGTTLVVCGDMPLITSDTLSNLMAHHEASQAQATVLSATTSQPYGYGRIVRNEQGDLVEIVEEKDATEAQKMIQEISSGIFAFDNATLFALLDQVDNNNAQGEYYLPQVLTLILQQQGHIGVYHTDDFDEIMGVNDRVALSRAEQVYRIRMNEYHMREGVTIIDPNTTYIGPDVTIGEDTVIEPGVRITGKTTIGSDVRIGQYSEIRDSQIDDGAVIKQSVIVEAVVGAKSAIGPFAQLRPGADLGQETKIGNFVEVKKARIDDGAKVSHLSYIGDAEVGARTNIGCGAITVNYDGVNKFKTTIGKDVFVGCNANLVAPVTIGDGTLVAAGSTITDNVPDYSLALGRARQVTKEGYLNKESKES from the coding sequence ATGCAGAGACATGCGATTGTTTTAGCAGCTGGCAAAGGCACGCGGATGAAATCAAAGCAATACAAGGTGCTTCATGAAGTCGCAGGGAAACCAATGATTGTACACGTGATTGATCAGGTGCAACAATCTGGTATCGCGGACATTGTTACGATTGTGGGTTATGGTGCTGAACAAGTGAAAGCAACACTTGGCACGGCATCACAATATAGTTTTCAAGAAGCGCAATTAGGCACTGCACACGCAGTTAAGCAAGCAGCTGAGCATTTAGCAGCACAACAAGGAACAACATTAGTTGTATGCGGGGACATGCCACTGATTACGTCTGATACGTTATCGAACTTGATGGCACATCATGAGGCGTCACAAGCGCAAGCAACAGTGTTATCAGCAACAACGTCACAACCATATGGGTATGGACGTATTGTTCGGAATGAACAAGGCGACTTAGTAGAAATTGTTGAAGAGAAGGACGCAACAGAAGCACAAAAGATGATTCAAGAAATCAGTTCAGGCATTTTTGCTTTTGATAATGCAACGTTATTTGCATTGTTAGATCAAGTGGATAACAACAATGCACAAGGTGAGTACTATCTTCCGCAAGTGTTGACACTCATCTTGCAACAACAAGGTCATATTGGCGTGTATCATACTGATGATTTTGATGAGATTATGGGAGTGAACGATCGCGTCGCATTGAGTCGTGCGGAACAAGTTTATCGCATACGTATGAACGAATATCACATGCGTGAAGGCGTTACAATCATTGACCCTAACACAACGTATATCGGTCCTGACGTGACGATTGGTGAAGATACGGTGATTGAACCGGGTGTTAGAATTACAGGTAAAACAACGATTGGTAGCGATGTGCGTATCGGTCAATATTCTGAGATACGTGATAGTCAGATTGACGATGGTGCAGTCATTAAACAATCTGTAATCGTCGAAGCGGTTGTCGGTGCCAAGTCCGCAATTGGACCTTTTGCACAATTACGACCGGGTGCAGATCTTGGACAAGAGACAAAAATTGGTAATTTTGTTGAAGTTAAAAAAGCACGTATCGATGATGGTGCGAAAGTATCACACTTGAGTTATATCGGTGATGCAGAAGTGGGGGCACGCACGAATATTGGCTGTGGCGCAATCACGGTGAATTATGATGGTGTGAATAAGTTTAAAACAACGATTGGCAAAGATGTCTTTGTCGGTTGCAACGCAAACTTAGTTGCGCCGGTTACAATTGGAGATGGAACACTTGTAGCAGCAGGGTCAACGATTACTGACAATGTGCCAGATTATAGTTTGGCATTAGGGCGTGCAAGACAAGTGACAAAAGAAGGATACTTAAACAAGGAATCAAAAGAATCATAA
- a CDS encoding TatD family hydrolase yields MLIDTHVHLNADQYDEDLQEVIDRALEAGVDRMFVVGFDTKTIERAMKLVEDYDFIYAIIGWHPVDAIDFTEERLAWIEKLAEHPKVIGIGEMGLDYHWDKSPKDVQKEVFRKQIALAKRVKLPIVIHNREATQDCIDILMEEHAEEVGGIMHSFSGSPEIADVVINKLNFHISLGGPVTFKNAKQPKEVAKHVPLERLLVETDAPYLTPHPYRGKRNEPARVTLVAEQIAELRGITYEEVARQTTANAERLFNL; encoded by the coding sequence ATGTTAATTGACACACATGTGCATTTAAATGCAGATCAATATGATGAAGACTTACAAGAAGTGATCGACCGTGCGTTAGAAGCAGGTGTCGATCGAATGTTTGTCGTTGGTTTTGATACGAAGACGATTGAACGAGCGATGAAGTTGGTTGAAGACTATGACTTTATATACGCCATTATTGGTTGGCATCCTGTTGATGCGATTGACTTTACAGAAGAGCGTTTAGCTTGGATTGAGAAGTTAGCAGAGCATCCAAAGGTGATTGGTATTGGAGAGATGGGGCTTGACTATCATTGGGACAAATCCCCGAAAGATGTCCAAAAAGAAGTATTTCGTAAACAGATTGCATTGGCAAAGCGCGTAAAACTACCGATTGTGATTCATAATCGTGAAGCAACGCAAGATTGTATTGATATTTTAATGGAAGAGCATGCAGAAGAAGTTGGCGGTATTATGCATAGTTTTAGTGGCTCACCAGAAATTGCCGATGTTGTTATCAACAAGCTTAACTTCCATATTTCATTGGGTGGACCAGTGACATTCAAAAATGCGAAACAACCGAAAGAAGTCGCCAAGCATGTGCCGTTAGAACGGTTGTTAGTAGAAACGGATGCACCATATTTAACGCCGCATCCTTATCGCGGTAAACGCAATGAGCCTGCACGTGTGACACTTGTGGCTGAACAAATTGCAGAATTACGTGGCATCACGTATGAAGAAGTTGCGAGACAAACGACAGCGAACGCTGAACGTCTCTTTAACTTATGA
- the rnmV gene encoding ribonuclease M5, with translation MKINEFIVVEGRDDTARVKSAVTCETIETNGSAIDQNVLDVIRQAHETKGVIVLTDPDFPGDKIRTTIRNAVPGVKHAFIDREAAKSKRGKIGVEHAALEDIRDALMHVATPLSEGEETIDKAVLIDLGLIIGPDARRRREILGRKLHIGHSNGKQLLKKLNAFGYTEEDVRRALEIEE, from the coding sequence ATGAAAATTAATGAATTTATCGTCGTGGAGGGTCGTGATGATACAGCACGTGTGAAAAGTGCAGTGACATGTGAAACGATTGAGACGAATGGGAGTGCCATTGATCAGAATGTGCTCGATGTGATACGACAAGCACATGAGACGAAAGGTGTTATAGTGTTAACCGATCCTGATTTCCCGGGTGATAAAATACGCACAACAATTCGCAATGCAGTTCCCGGTGTGAAACATGCATTTATTGATCGTGAAGCGGCTAAAAGTAAGCGTGGAAAGATTGGTGTAGAGCACGCTGCTCTGGAAGATATTCGAGATGCGTTAATGCACGTTGCGACTCCTTTGTCAGAAGGTGAGGAAACTATCGACAAAGCTGTCTTGATTGATTTAGGATTGATTATTGGGCCAGATGCAAGACGTAGACGTGAAATATTAGGTAGAAAGCTTCATATAGGACATTCAAATGGTAAACAATTGTTGAAGAAGCTGAATGCGTTTGGTTATACAGAAGAAGATGTGCGACGCGCATTGGAAATAGAGGAGTAA
- a CDS encoding 50S ribosomal protein L25/general stress protein Ctc: MTSLKSIIRQGKQTRGDLRKIRESGKVPAVVYGYGTKNVSVKVDEVEFIKVIREVGRNGVIVLGVGSKEIKVMVSDYQFDPLKNQITHIDFLAINMSEERTVEVPVHLIGEAPGAKEGGVVEQPLFDLNITATPDSIPESIEVDISELNIGDTLSVQDIKVSGDFTIENDAEEAVVSVVAPTEEPTEEEIEAMEGEATTEEPEVVGEEKEESEEEA, encoded by the coding sequence ATGACTTCATTAAAGTCTATTATTCGTCAAGGTAAACAAACACGCGGAGACTTACGTAAAATCCGTGAATCAGGTAAAGTACCAGCAGTAGTATATGGTTACGGTACTAAAAACGTATCAGTAAAAGTTGATGAAGTAGAATTCATCAAAGTAATCCGTGAAGTAGGACGTAACGGTGTTATCGTTTTAGGTGTGGGTTCAAAAGAAATCAAAGTAATGGTATCTGATTACCAATTTGATCCGCTTAAAAACCAAATTACACACATCGACTTCTTAGCAATCAACATGAGCGAAGAGCGTACTGTTGAAGTACCAGTTCACTTAATCGGTGAAGCACCTGGTGCAAAAGAAGGTGGCGTAGTTGAACAACCATTATTCGACTTAAACATTACTGCTACACCTGATAGCATTCCTGAAAGCATCGAAGTTGATATCAGCGAATTAAACATTGGCGATACTTTAAGCGTACAAGACATTAAAGTATCAGGCGACTTCACAATCGAAAACGATGCTGAAGAAGCAGTTGTATCTGTTGTTGCACCAACAGAAGAACCAACTGAAGAAGAAATCGAAGCAATGGAAGGCGAAGCAACAACTGAAGAGCCTGAAGTTGTAGGCGAAGAAAAAGAAGAATCTGAAGAAGAAGCATAA
- a CDS encoding Veg family protein, which translates to MPKSIVDIKNKLDCQLGNRIVLKANGGRKKTIERCGVLTETYPSVFVVELDPDKHNFERVSYTYADVLTQNVHVSFVDEDAI; encoded by the coding sequence ATGCCAAAATCTATTGTAGACATCAAAAATAAACTTGATTGTCAGTTAGGGAATCGTATTGTACTTAAAGCTAACGGGGGACGAAAGAAAACAATTGAACGTTGTGGCGTTTTAACAGAGACGTACCCATCAGTGTTCGTTGTTGAGCTTGATCCGGATAAACACAACTTTGAGCGTGTATCTTATACATATGCTGACGTGCTAACACAAAATGTACACGTCTCATTTGTTGATGAAGATGCCATCTAA
- a CDS encoding ribose-phosphate diphosphokinase yields the protein MLNTEYKNSSLKIFSLKGNEPLAKEVADHVGVELGKCTVKRFSDGEIQINIEESIRGCDVFIIQPTSNPVNVHLMELLIMIDACKRASAATISIVVPYYGYARQDRKARSREPITAKLVADLFETAGADRMIALDLHAPQIQGFFDIPIDHLMGVPILADYFLNNKEIDPEKCVVVSPDHGGVTRARKLADILKTPIAIIDKRRPKPNVAEVMNIVGEIEGRTAIIIDDIIDTAGTITLAAQALKDKGATEVYACCTHPVLSGPAKERIENSAIKELIVTNSILLKDEQKPKNIKELSVAELLAQAIIRVYERESVSVLFV from the coding sequence ATGTTAAACACCGAATATAAAAATTCGTCTCTGAAGATTTTCTCGTTGAAAGGTAATGAACCACTCGCAAAAGAAGTTGCAGACCATGTGGGCGTAGAGCTTGGAAAATGTACGGTTAAGCGTTTTAGCGATGGTGAGATTCAAATCAATATTGAAGAAAGTATTCGTGGTTGTGACGTTTTTATTATTCAACCAACTTCAAATCCAGTGAATGTTCACTTGATGGAATTATTAATTATGATTGATGCATGTAAACGTGCTTCTGCAGCAACAATTTCAATTGTTGTACCTTACTACGGTTATGCACGTCAAGACCGTAAAGCACGTAGTCGTGAACCAATCACTGCAAAACTTGTTGCCGATTTATTTGAAACAGCAGGCGCAGATCGCATGATCGCTTTAGACTTACATGCACCACAAATTCAAGGATTCTTTGACATTCCGATCGACCATTTAATGGGTGTGCCGATTTTAGCAGATTATTTCTTAAATAACAAAGAAATCGACCCAGAAAAATGTGTCGTTGTATCTCCAGACCACGGTGGCGTGACACGTGCACGAAAACTTGCCGATATTTTGAAAACACCAATTGCGATCATCGATAAACGCCGTCCGAAACCAAATGTTGCAGAAGTGATGAACATTGTCGGCGAGATTGAAGGACGTACAGCGATTATTATTGATGACATTATCGACACAGCAGGTACAATTACATTAGCTGCTCAGGCGCTGAAAGACAAGGGAGCAACAGAAGTATATGCTTGTTGTACACACCCTGTATTATCAGGTCCTGCAAAAGAACGTATCGAAAACTCAGCAATTAAAGAATTGATTGTAACGAACTCAATTTTATTAAAAGATGAGCAAAAACCGAAAAATATTAAAGAACTATCTGTTGCTGAATTACTAGCACAAGCTATTATTCGTGTGTATGAGCGCGAATCAGTAAGTGTACTATTTGTCTAA